A genome region from Alistipes dispar includes the following:
- a CDS encoding phage holin family protein, with the protein MEALYRCVSGLAAGAAALFAPIGPMAATTAAFIGIDFLTGVAADRAAARREGRTWYFESREAWRTVLKLALALTAIAMAWLIDRCVLGFTRLDTARLFAGFICGVEMWSFLENAAQLSDAPLFRRLRRYARRRIGKEAGR; encoded by the coding sequence ATGGAGGCTTTGTACAGATGCGTTAGCGGCCTCGCGGCCGGAGCCGCCGCCCTCTTCGCCCCGATCGGTCCGATGGCGGCCACGACGGCGGCCTTCATCGGCATCGACTTCCTGACGGGCGTGGCGGCCGACCGTGCGGCGGCCCGCCGCGAAGGGCGCACCTGGTATTTCGAGAGCCGCGAGGCGTGGCGCACGGTGCTCAAGCTCGCGCTGGCGCTGACGGCGATCGCCATGGCATGGCTCATCGACCGCTGCGTGCTCGGCTTCACGCGGCTCGACACGGCACGGCTCTTCGCCGGCTTCATCTGCGGCGTGGAGATGTGGTCGTTCCTCGAAAACGCCGCGCAGCTCTCCGACGCCCCGCTGTTTCGCCGGCTGCGCCGCTACGCCCGCCGCCGCATCGGAAAGGAGGCCGGACGATGA
- a CDS encoding THUMP-like domain-containing protein translates to MITPEEYALLRTDEVREAIARARGRDPLEVATDRRVPHARLVATQVKYLARAERKLPSYAAAQCILPPRAFEQASSEACAAHKRIAGDSVLDLTCGLGADALFLSRRFRRVVTLERDATLARIAAENFARLGAGNIEVVCSSAEEYLTQEGLRFDWIYADPDRRSAEGRRQVRLEACSPDILALGPLIGRASERLCVKNSPLFDTDEALRLFPRSRVEAVSVGGECKEVVIYADGAGPLLTASAIGLGEFSARPGERAGEPPATFGAARYRWLVIPDVALQKTRLVRLHLAGRADCWSENGYGFAAERPEGVLGRILEIDRIEPYDPARLKRELKGRGAEILKRDFPLRPEELYRRLGLHPGGEVRLAFTKTGNDFWAIRLK, encoded by the coding sequence ATGATAACCCCCGAAGAATACGCCCTGCTCCGCACCGACGAGGTGCGCGAAGCGATCGCCCGGGCCCGCGGACGCGACCCGCTGGAGGTGGCGACGGACCGCCGCGTGCCCCACGCCCGTCTGGTCGCCACGCAGGTCAAATACCTCGCGCGGGCCGAACGGAAACTCCCCTCGTACGCCGCGGCGCAGTGCATCCTGCCGCCGCGGGCCTTCGAGCAGGCGTCGAGCGAGGCGTGCGCGGCGCACAAACGCATCGCGGGCGACAGCGTGCTGGACCTCACCTGCGGACTGGGCGCGGACGCGCTCTTCCTGAGCCGCCGCTTCCGCCGCGTGGTGACGCTCGAGCGCGACGCCACGCTCGCCCGCATCGCCGCGGAGAACTTCGCACGGCTCGGCGCCGGAAACATCGAGGTCGTCTGCTCTTCGGCCGAGGAGTACCTCACGCAGGAGGGGCTGCGCTTCGACTGGATCTACGCCGACCCCGACCGCCGTTCGGCGGAAGGCCGCAGGCAGGTGCGGCTGGAGGCGTGCTCGCCCGACATCCTCGCGCTCGGACCGCTCATCGGCCGGGCGTCGGAGCGGCTGTGCGTGAAGAACTCCCCGCTCTTCGACACGGACGAGGCGCTGCGGCTCTTTCCCCGCAGCCGCGTGGAGGCCGTCTCGGTCGGCGGCGAGTGCAAGGAGGTGGTGATCTACGCCGACGGCGCGGGACCGCTGCTCACCGCCTCGGCCATCGGGCTGGGCGAGTTCTCGGCCCGGCCCGGCGAGCGTGCCGGAGAGCCGCCCGCGACGTTCGGCGCGGCGCGCTACCGCTGGCTCGTCATTCCCGACGTGGCCTTGCAGAAGACCCGCCTCGTACGGCTGCACCTCGCGGGCCGCGCCGACTGCTGGAGCGAGAACGGCTACGGATTCGCCGCCGAACGCCCCGAGGGCGTGCTGGGCCGCATCCTCGAAATCGACCGCATCGAGCCGTACGACCCTGCACGGCTGAAGCGCGAGCTGAAGGGACGCGGCGCGGAGATTCTCAAGCGCGACTTCCCGCTCCGGCCCGAGGAACTGTACCGCCGGCTGGGGCTGCATCCGGGCGGAGAGGTGCGGCTGGCCTTCACGAAAACGGGGAACGATTTTTGGGCGATCCGCCTAAAATAG
- the rfbD gene encoding dTDP-4-dehydrorhamnose reductase, producing the protein MNILVTGSGGQLGHALRRASAASADRYFFTDVAGDDTLRLDITDREAVERFVREHAIGAVVNCAAYTDVERAEEDAERAELLNATAAGHLARAMKGVGGLLVHVSTDYVFDGTANRPCTEETPTAPRSVYGATKLHGEEEVLASGCRYVILRTAWLYSEYGRNFLRTMLRLTEEKEVLRVVFDQTGTPTYAGDLAEAIFDIVEHRKYEGREGIYHFSDEGVCSWYDFARAIAEYAGNSACDIRPCHSDEFPSKAVRPAYSVLDKTKIKETFGIVIPHWTDSLRKCIGNIEKEK; encoded by the coding sequence ATGAACATTCTTGTCACGGGCTCCGGAGGACAGTTGGGACATGCCCTCCGGCGTGCTTCGGCCGCCTCGGCGGACCGCTACTTCTTCACGGACGTCGCGGGCGACGATACCCTGCGGCTCGACATCACGGACCGTGAGGCCGTGGAACGCTTCGTCCGCGAACACGCCATCGGCGCTGTCGTGAACTGCGCGGCCTATACGGACGTGGAGCGTGCCGAGGAGGACGCGGAACGCGCCGAGCTGCTGAACGCCACCGCCGCCGGACACCTGGCACGCGCGATGAAAGGAGTCGGCGGACTGCTCGTGCATGTCTCCACGGACTACGTCTTCGACGGCACAGCGAACAGGCCCTGCACGGAGGAAACCCCGACGGCGCCGCGAAGCGTTTACGGAGCGACGAAACTGCACGGCGAGGAGGAGGTGCTGGCTTCGGGCTGCCGCTATGTGATTCTCCGCACGGCGTGGCTCTATTCGGAGTACGGGAGGAACTTCCTCAGGACGATGCTGCGTCTGACGGAAGAAAAGGAGGTGCTGCGCGTGGTATTCGACCAGACGGGAACCCCGACCTACGCCGGGGACCTCGCCGAAGCGATCTTCGACATCGTGGAACACCGCAAATACGAAGGCCGCGAAGGCATCTACCACTTCTCGGACGAGGGCGTCTGCTCGTGGTACGACTTCGCCCGGGCCATCGCCGAATACGCCGGAAACTCCGCCTGCGACATCCGCCCCTGCCACAGCGACGAGTTCCCCTCGAAAGCCGTGCGACCGGCCTACTCGGTGCTGGACAAGACGAAAATCAAGGAGACATTCGGTATCGTGATTCCCCACTGGACGGACAGCCTCCGCAAATGTATCGGAAACATCGAAAAAGAGAAATAG
- a CDS encoding KdsC family phosphatase, whose amino-acid sequence MGNFKEDIARCEAFVFDVDGVMTDGGIIPTADGDFIRRYNAKDGYALAYAVKHGYKVCIITGGRGRTLEHRLRMLGIERFYTDCMDKIRAMREYFAEEGIDPANAIYMGDDIPDLECMREVGIPVCPADAAAEVIEASRYVSEFRGGEGAVRDIVEQVLRARGDWARDSMGVTPSSLVASR is encoded by the coding sequence ATGGGAAACTTCAAAGAGGACATAGCCCGCTGCGAAGCCTTCGTCTTCGACGTGGACGGCGTGATGACCGACGGGGGCATCATCCCCACCGCGGACGGCGACTTCATCCGCCGCTACAACGCCAAGGACGGCTACGCGCTGGCCTACGCCGTCAAGCACGGCTACAAGGTCTGCATCATCACCGGCGGCCGCGGCCGCACGCTCGAACACCGGCTCCGGATGCTCGGCATCGAACGCTTCTACACCGACTGCATGGACAAAATACGGGCCATGCGCGAATACTTCGCCGAGGAGGGCATCGACCCGGCCAACGCAATCTACATGGGCGACGACATTCCCGACCTGGAGTGCATGCGCGAAGTGGGCATTCCGGTCTGCCCGGCCGACGCCGCGGCCGAGGTGATCGAAGCCTCGCGCTACGTCTCGGAGTTCCGGGGCGGCGAAGGCGCCGTGCGCGACATCGTGGAGCAGGTGCTCCGCGCCCGCGGCGACTGGGCCCGCGACTCGATGGGCGTCACCCCCTCGTCGCTCGTGGCGTCGAGGTAG
- a CDS encoding structural protein P5, with translation MSRGLENRNPGNIRQSRVRYKGEVHPSRDPEFKQFESPAWGYRAIFVLLDTYRRRHGLRSLREMISRWAPPSENRTEAYIRAVADDTGIDPDEPIDTRDRKMMVPVAASISRVENGIAADRRQVERGWELFAE, from the coding sequence ATGAGCCGGGGGCTGGAAAACCGCAACCCGGGCAACATCCGGCAGTCGCGCGTGCGTTACAAGGGCGAGGTGCACCCTTCGCGCGATCCGGAGTTCAAGCAGTTCGAATCGCCGGCATGGGGCTACCGGGCCATTTTCGTACTGCTCGACACCTACCGGCGGCGACACGGGCTGCGGAGCCTCCGGGAGATGATTTCGCGCTGGGCTCCGCCGTCGGAGAACCGCACCGAAGCCTATATCCGCGCCGTGGCGGACGACACGGGAATCGACCCCGACGAACCGATCGACACGCGCGACCGGAAGATGATGGTTCCCGTCGCGGCATCCATCTCGCGCGTGGAGAACGGCATCGCGGCCGACCGCCGCCAGGTCGAACGCGGCTGGGAGCTGTTCGCGGAGTGA
- a CDS encoding YhjD/YihY/BrkB family envelope integrity protein: MKISDIPTYFTDTIFRRDASEWRNPVVRWLVQQYKLLFYTARGLQEHGTLVRSAALTFYTLMSLVPIAAVVFAVVKGFGLADGLVENLYALFPQNPEIVRYIVDFAENALGRTQGGVVAAVALVMLFWAVIRVFGSIESAFNNIWEVKVERGITRQWTDYIAVVMIVPVLWIVANAMTNYAERLLGFDDSWYFGLLSHLASMVVIWGMFTLLYLVIPNAKVRVGSALMAGIVAGTIFLLFQWGYVYLQRWMTSYNAIYGSFAALPLFLIWLQTSWEILLFGGELSFAYQNVERFDEERESLLVSYDQRRKILLAAMLIVVRHFRDHGGAMPAERIRRRLNLPTRIVNDVLFQLVQAGQLIAVRSGDGEREVGYTPAYDIASMTIYSILEAVERSGQTSFDLAATPELAHIDRELDGLKEAARNAEDNVTLTDLMKDADTKQP; this comes from the coding sequence ATGAAAATCAGCGACATTCCGACATACTTCACCGACACGATCTTCCGGCGCGACGCCAGCGAATGGCGCAACCCCGTCGTGCGGTGGCTCGTGCAGCAGTACAAGCTGCTCTTCTACACGGCGAGGGGGTTGCAGGAGCACGGGACGCTCGTGCGCAGCGCAGCGCTGACCTTCTATACGCTCATGTCGCTCGTGCCGATCGCCGCCGTAGTGTTCGCCGTGGTCAAGGGCTTCGGCCTGGCGGACGGACTGGTGGAGAACCTCTACGCGCTCTTCCCGCAGAACCCCGAGATCGTGCGCTACATCGTCGATTTCGCCGAGAACGCCCTCGGCCGCACGCAGGGCGGCGTGGTGGCCGCCGTGGCTCTCGTGATGCTCTTCTGGGCCGTGATCCGCGTCTTCGGGTCGATCGAGAGCGCCTTCAACAACATCTGGGAAGTGAAGGTCGAGCGCGGCATCACGCGCCAATGGACCGACTACATCGCCGTGGTGATGATCGTCCCGGTGCTCTGGATCGTGGCCAACGCCATGACCAACTACGCCGAACGGCTGCTGGGATTCGACGACAGTTGGTACTTCGGCCTGCTGTCGCATCTGGCGTCGATGGTGGTCATCTGGGGCATGTTCACGCTGCTCTATCTGGTGATCCCCAACGCGAAGGTCCGCGTCGGCAGCGCCCTGATGGCCGGAATCGTCGCGGGCACGATCTTCCTCCTGTTCCAGTGGGGCTACGTTTACCTCCAGCGGTGGATGACCTCCTACAACGCCATCTACGGCAGCTTCGCCGCGCTGCCGCTCTTCCTCATCTGGTTACAGACCTCGTGGGAGATCCTCCTCTTCGGCGGCGAACTGTCGTTCGCCTACCAGAACGTCGAACGGTTCGACGAGGAGCGCGAGTCGCTGCTCGTGAGCTACGACCAGCGGCGCAAAATCCTGCTCGCGGCCATGCTGATCGTCGTGCGGCATTTCCGCGACCACGGCGGGGCGATGCCCGCAGAGCGGATCCGGCGGCGGCTGAACCTCCCCACGCGCATCGTGAACGACGTGCTGTTCCAGCTCGTGCAGGCCGGGCAACTGATCGCCGTGCGCAGCGGCGACGGGGAGCGCGAAGTGGGCTACACGCCGGCATACGACATCGCCTCGATGACGATTTACAGCATCCTGGAGGCGGTGGAACGGAGCGGACAGACCTCCTTCGACCTGGCGGCGACGCCCGAACTGGCGCATATCGACCGCGAGCTGGACGGACTCAAGGAGGCGGCCCGCAACGCCGAGGACAACGTAACGCTCACCGACCTGATGAAGGACGCCGACACGAAACAGCCATGA
- a CDS encoding ComEC/Rec2 family competence protein: MSIRQLLARLDRMPMLKILVPFAAGIALADRFTLPLWFAAGAFVLTGLTALLLRSSAALAGMLLTAGFAAAQLRAAEPAVPRGVRTAFEVAVEGIPADRGRYVAAEAVVALWRDPATGRWHPSGDRVMLYADSLTPLTAGERFVCRGEVRPFRGGAESYRRLMRRRGFAGTLSVSGRTLLERLPGHTGKLHHRAAERLARLPLGGDAGAVVRAMAAGDRSGITPELRTAYSRSGLSHLLAVSGLHTGIVFALVNLALWWLPLLRRGHLVRNVLAAGAVWLFVAAAGAPPSAVRAAVMCTVLQTALASASEYVALNALAAAAFGMLLWQPAWLGDISFRLSFLAVAGILAWGVPLCRRCRTRCRAANAAIDAYLIGLAAAVATTPLVSHTFGTVPLAGLLVNPAAIALATAVVFGGALWMLLPAGPLAPAFALVTGTAAEGINALARLTASLPGGAAEYALGGTQTAILYLLFALATLAAWSAEPKKSVHLPT; the protein is encoded by the coding sequence ATGTCGATCCGGCAGCTACTCGCACGGCTCGACCGGATGCCGATGCTGAAAATCCTCGTCCCCTTCGCGGCGGGCATCGCGCTGGCCGACCGTTTCACACTGCCCCTGTGGTTCGCCGCAGGGGCTTTCGTGCTGACGGGGCTCACGGCCCTGCTGCTGCGCTCCTCCGCGGCGCTGGCGGGGATGCTCCTCACGGCGGGATTCGCCGCGGCGCAGCTCCGGGCGGCCGAACCGGCCGTGCCGCGGGGCGTACGCACTGCCTTCGAGGTCGCGGTGGAGGGAATCCCCGCCGACCGGGGCCGCTACGTCGCGGCCGAAGCGGTCGTCGCGCTCTGGCGGGACCCCGCGACGGGGCGCTGGCATCCGTCGGGCGACCGGGTGATGCTCTACGCCGATTCGCTCACTCCGCTGACGGCCGGAGAGCGGTTCGTGTGCCGCGGCGAGGTGCGGCCCTTCCGGGGCGGGGCGGAGAGCTACCGCCGCCTGATGCGGCGGCGGGGATTCGCCGGAACGCTCTCCGTCTCCGGACGCACGCTGCTCGAACGGCTGCCCGGACACACCGGAAAGCTCCACCACCGCGCGGCGGAGCGGCTGGCCCGGCTTCCGCTCGGAGGGGATGCGGGAGCCGTGGTGCGGGCCATGGCGGCGGGAGACCGGAGCGGCATCACGCCGGAGCTGCGCACGGCCTACTCGCGCAGCGGGCTGTCGCACCTGCTGGCCGTATCGGGACTCCACACGGGCATCGTCTTCGCGCTCGTCAATCTCGCGCTGTGGTGGCTGCCGCTTCTCAGGCGGGGACACCTCGTGCGCAACGTGCTGGCGGCGGGGGCCGTGTGGCTGTTCGTCGCGGCGGCGGGAGCCCCGCCGAGCGCCGTGCGGGCCGCCGTCATGTGTACGGTCCTGCAGACCGCCCTGGCGTCGGCATCGGAGTACGTCGCACTCAATGCGCTCGCCGCGGCGGCTTTCGGGATGCTGCTCTGGCAGCCGGCCTGGCTGGGGGACATCAGCTTCCGGCTCTCGTTCCTCGCCGTGGCGGGCATACTCGCCTGGGGCGTGCCGCTCTGCCGCCGCTGCCGGACGCGCTGCCGGGCGGCGAACGCCGCGATCGACGCCTACCTGATCGGCCTCGCGGCCGCCGTCGCCACGACGCCCCTCGTCTCGCACACCTTCGGAACGGTTCCGCTGGCCGGGCTGCTCGTCAATCCCGCGGCCATCGCACTGGCGACGGCCGTAGTCTTCGGCGGGGCGCTGTGGATGCTCCTGCCCGCCGGACCGCTCGCCCCGGCCTTCGCCCTGGTCACGGGCACGGCGGCCGAAGGGATCAACGCGCTGGCCCGCCTCACGGCCTCGCTGCCGGGAGGCGCGGCCGAATATGCGCTCGGAGGGACGCAGACCGCGATCCTCTACCTCCTCTTCGCGCTCGCCACCCTCGCGGCATGGAGCGCGGAACCGAAAAAAAGCGTACATTTGCCGACATGA
- a CDS encoding Rossmann-like and DUF2520 domain-containing protein yields MKQIAIIGSGNLAEALARAVAAADGLRLVQLFARNAARGGEVAALARTEWTDDPRRLARADLYLIAVSDRAVGEVAARLPIPDGAAVAHTAGSVPLAALPERFARRGVFYPMQTFTRGREVDFGEIPVFIEASSPALCDELEAFARRLSRTVIRSDSAQRAKVHLAAVFACNFANRMYALGERIARDAGLDFGVLKPLVTETAAKARDARSPLDVQTGPAARHDAATLERHLALLADDPEMQELYSKISQNIWETSKRT; encoded by the coding sequence ATGAAACAGATCGCAATCATCGGAAGCGGAAACCTGGCGGAAGCCCTCGCCCGGGCCGTGGCGGCGGCCGACGGGCTGCGCCTCGTGCAGCTCTTCGCGCGCAACGCCGCACGGGGCGGCGAGGTGGCCGCACTCGCCCGCACGGAGTGGACGGACGACCCGCGGCGGCTCGCCCGGGCCGACCTGTACCTCATCGCCGTCAGCGACCGCGCCGTGGGGGAGGTCGCCGCACGGCTGCCCATACCCGACGGAGCCGCGGTGGCCCACACGGCGGGCAGCGTACCCCTCGCGGCCCTGCCCGAACGGTTCGCCCGCCGGGGGGTCTTCTACCCGATGCAGACCTTCACGCGGGGCCGGGAGGTCGATTTCGGCGAGATCCCGGTATTCATCGAAGCCTCCTCGCCGGCATTGTGCGACGAGCTGGAGGCGTTCGCCCGCCGCCTCTCCCGCACGGTGATCCGCAGCGACTCCGCGCAGCGGGCGAAAGTGCACCTCGCGGCGGTCTTCGCCTGCAACTTCGCCAACCGCATGTACGCTCTCGGCGAACGGATCGCGCGCGACGCCGGGCTGGACTTCGGGGTGCTCAAACCGCTCGTCACAGAGACCGCCGCGAAAGCCCGCGACGCCCGCTCGCCGCTCGACGTGCAGACGGGCCCCGCCGCACGGCACGACGCGGCGACGCTGGAGCGCCACCTCGCGCTGCTGGCCGACGACCCCGAAATGCAGGAACTCTATTCGAAAATCAGTCAGAACATATGGGAAACTTCAAAGAGGACATAG
- a CDS encoding DUF6712 family protein has product MKTLVTPLQALRLAFPEGEALPPGTVAEADIAAAERRYIVPVIGHALHARLLEGAYETFRTDYLAAPTALFTRLQLQPRLDIRTGQCGTTAPKSSWTQPAGDDALRRRQRALRTEARTLLRRAAEHLDAHRTEFPEYDPTENILKRCSTDGGFVQMR; this is encoded by the coding sequence ATGAAGACACTCGTCACACCCCTTCAGGCGCTCCGGCTCGCCTTTCCGGAAGGCGAAGCGCTGCCGCCCGGAACCGTCGCCGAAGCGGACATAGCCGCCGCGGAACGGCGGTATATCGTCCCGGTCATCGGCCACGCGCTCCACGCACGGCTGCTCGAAGGCGCCTACGAAACGTTCCGCACCGACTATCTGGCCGCACCGACGGCCCTTTTCACCCGTCTCCAGCTCCAGCCCCGGCTGGACATACGCACCGGACAATGCGGCACGACGGCCCCGAAATCGTCGTGGACCCAGCCCGCCGGCGACGACGCCCTGCGCCGGCGGCAGCGGGCGCTGCGCACCGAGGCCCGGACGCTGCTGCGCCGCGCGGCGGAGCACCTCGACGCGCACCGCACCGAATTTCCGGAATACGACCCGACGGAGAACATACTCAAACGCTGCTCGACCGATGGAGGCTTTGTACAGATGCGTTAG
- a CDS encoding Clp protease ClpP has translation MKSEIQINDKAGSCRIEIEGTIGVPEEWQFDDPADRVATYERFRDAVRRIAEIEAPEVVVEIRSTGGDVNDALLIHDALRSLGARITTRCYGYTASAATIIAQAASEGRREISANALYLIHDSVCAAEGNASELEGKIALLRQTDARIAAVYAARSGRPAAEFEALMAENNGSGRWLSPAEAVEAGLADRVTDAAPHAAPTLAQNLSRGWERLLAGLGLRPGEATAAGRNALPADRNVLHAVPDDGPRRRAAAEAMRRRFRATETLPCEDPSYGDAVQSANARAYAEDAKCFRG, from the coding sequence ATGAAATCGGAAATCCAAATCAACGACAAGGCCGGAAGCTGCCGCATCGAAATCGAAGGGACGATCGGCGTTCCCGAGGAGTGGCAGTTCGACGACCCGGCGGACCGGGTGGCGACCTACGAGCGGTTCCGCGACGCGGTGCGGCGCATCGCGGAGATCGAAGCGCCGGAGGTGGTGGTCGAAATCCGCTCGACGGGCGGCGACGTGAACGACGCGCTGCTGATCCACGACGCGCTGCGATCGCTCGGGGCGCGCATCACGACCCGCTGCTACGGCTACACCGCCTCGGCGGCCACGATCATCGCGCAGGCGGCGTCGGAAGGCCGCCGCGAAATCTCGGCGAACGCCCTCTACCTGATCCACGACTCGGTATGCGCCGCGGAGGGCAACGCCTCGGAGCTGGAGGGGAAGATCGCCCTGCTCCGCCAGACCGACGCCCGCATCGCCGCGGTCTATGCCGCCCGTTCGGGGCGTCCGGCGGCGGAATTCGAGGCGCTGATGGCCGAGAACAACGGCAGCGGCCGCTGGCTCTCGCCCGCGGAGGCGGTGGAGGCGGGACTGGCCGACCGCGTGACCGACGCCGCACCGCACGCCGCGCCGACGCTGGCGCAGAACCTCTCGCGGGGATGGGAACGGCTGCTCGCCGGACTGGGACTCCGCCCGGGCGAAGCGACGGCCGCGGGACGGAACGCGCTGCCCGCAGACCGCAACGTGCTGCATGCCGTCCCGGACGACGGCCCGCGCCGCCGGGCCGCAGCCGAAGCGATGCGGCGGCGGTTCCGCGCCACGGAGACGCTTCCGTGCGAGGATCCCTCCTACGGCGACGCCGTACAGTCGGCCAACGCCCGCGCCTACGCCGAGGACGCGAAATGCTTCCGCGGCTGA
- a CDS encoding phage portal protein — translation MSKAKKIRPAVGVIDRTDPCMPPAAARVESDEFWRWGDDNLFPAALATMARRSTTHRRIVNDKADYISGKGFVCDEAAQPQLAAFVRHANGDGESLRQVLNKLAFDKALFGNAFLEAVTDAGHSFLSLYHQDATRCRVARDSRHVLLHHDWSAFRTSEARRLPLYPLFEEQPDGTLRTMVHYKDYEPAFEHYGVPPYIAGLNVSAIAYKTDRWNISRLDNSFQLSGVMLLDSSAASEADAERIVRLAERRFAGNPGQVMFVIREGGEEDNSRFIPIASQNEGDWQALHEQATADIVVAHSWFRTLSGLDYSSGFSAERILHEYEVALNTVILAEQAELTEPIRALAAETLGADVSSLEIVNRPPTRSKPIYMKVWEARKADGLDYDPDDPKQQAFLSEITKYNIRSID, via the coding sequence ATGAGCAAAGCGAAAAAAATCAGACCGGCCGTCGGCGTGATCGACCGCACGGACCCCTGCATGCCGCCTGCCGCGGCGCGCGTCGAAAGCGACGAGTTCTGGCGCTGGGGCGACGACAACCTCTTTCCGGCGGCGCTGGCGACGATGGCCCGCCGCTCGACGACCCACCGCCGTATCGTCAATGACAAGGCCGACTACATCTCGGGCAAGGGATTCGTCTGCGACGAGGCGGCCCAGCCGCAACTGGCGGCCTTCGTCCGGCACGCGAACGGCGACGGGGAGAGCCTGCGGCAGGTGCTCAACAAGCTGGCGTTCGACAAGGCGCTGTTCGGCAACGCCTTCCTCGAAGCGGTGACGGACGCCGGGCACTCGTTCCTCTCGCTCTACCACCAGGACGCCACGCGCTGCCGCGTGGCCCGCGACTCGCGGCACGTTCTGCTGCACCACGACTGGAGCGCCTTCCGCACATCCGAGGCGCGGCGGCTGCCGCTCTACCCGCTCTTCGAGGAGCAGCCGGACGGCACGCTGCGCACGATGGTCCACTACAAGGACTACGAACCGGCGTTCGAGCACTACGGCGTTCCGCCCTATATCGCCGGGCTGAACGTCTCGGCGATCGCCTACAAGACCGACCGCTGGAACATCTCGCGGCTCGACAACTCGTTCCAGCTCTCGGGCGTCATGCTGCTCGACTCGTCGGCCGCGAGCGAGGCCGACGCCGAGCGCATCGTGCGGCTGGCCGAGAGACGGTTCGCCGGGAACCCGGGGCAGGTGATGTTCGTCATCCGCGAAGGCGGCGAGGAGGACAACTCGCGCTTCATCCCGATCGCCTCGCAGAACGAAGGCGACTGGCAGGCCCTCCACGAACAGGCGACGGCGGACATCGTCGTGGCGCACTCGTGGTTCCGGACGCTGAGCGGACTGGATTACAGCTCGGGATTCAGCGCCGAACGCATCCTCCACGAATACGAGGTGGCGCTGAACACCGTGATCCTCGCCGAACAGGCCGAACTGACCGAACCGATCCGCGCGCTCGCCGCGGAAACGCTCGGGGCCGACGTCTCCTCGCTCGAGATCGTAAACCGGCCGCCGACCCGGTCGAAACCCATCTACATGAAGGTCTGGGAAGCCCGCAAGGCCGACGGTCTGGACTACGATCCGGACGACCCGAAGCAGCAGGCGTTCCTCTCCGAAATCACGAAGTACAACATCCGGAGCATCGACTGA